From the Trifolium pratense cultivar HEN17-A07 linkage group LG4, ARS_RC_1.1, whole genome shotgun sequence genome, the window CACTTGATTTAGTAGGTTACTTTCCCAACTACACTATCTAAGTACTGTGTTGCTATCTACTATATGTTCCCATTGGGCATGAAAAACTGGAAGAGataaaaagaaacaatataTGAACTGTGTTGCTATCTATTTTTAGTATAACTTTTTAGtaagtttaatataatttagtttttggaCCACAAACGTTAGCCCCACTGATAATTTATGTCTGGATCCGCCCTTGTTGCCAGCTTAatagagaagaaagaaagacaACAATGGCGACAAAAGCTTTGTCCTTCACCCTATCTCTCAACGACCTCTTCGGTTCCAAGTCTCCACAAACCGCTTCAAAAGTTTCTGTTTTCTCTGTCAAATGTTCCGCCGGTAACCGTCTgtgcttttctttttttgctATGAGCTTGTTACTGCGCCGTTTGTACTATTAAGGATCAGTTGGATAATGAGGTTGTGTATATAATGCTTGTATGCCTAAAATGTTTGCCTTAATTCAAGAATATTATCTCAATGAAATTCTACATGCAGAAGAACAAggcattttttgttttaaaatgattgatttgcaaaaataaaataaaattggtatacaaatttttttgttcaagcTCTGCCGCTGCTTAGGGcttaaacaaacaaattaatgcATGTATAGGTAATGGAGAAAGGCCTTGGAAGAATTCAGATGCTAGACTTGTGCTAGAAGATGGTTCAATTTGGAAAGCTAAATCATTTGGTGCTTCAGGAACCCAAGTTGGTGAAGTTGTTTTCAATACATCATTGACTGGGTAAGCCAAATTATAAATCATAGgctattctctttttcttcttgttttatTGGTTTGCTATTTACCCAATTGAGTGTGTATTTCATTTGTTATGTTTGTGTTCCTCAGGTATCAAGAAATTTTAACCGATCCTAGTTATGCTGGACAGTTTGTTCTGATGACAAATCCGCATATTGGGAATACTGGCATTAATTTTGGTTGGtatctatttatatttaatgATCACTTGTATCCTTGTGCTTcaaaaccattttaaaattCGCCTTTGTTTCATTGTCTGTCAGATGATGAGGAATCAGCACAGTGCTTCCTTTCTGGTCTAGTAATTAGAAGTTTGAGTATCAGGTTCTATGCGCATGCTCTGGAAATATTTTCCGTTGATTGAGCTTGCTTTACTTTGGTCTACTTACTTACTCTTTGTTTTTCCTGTCCGCGTGCAATGAATATTTTTTCAGCACCTCAAACTGGAGATGTGAGAAAGATCTAGGCGATTACTTAGCAGAAAGGAATGTCATGGGAATTTGTAAGTAATTTATGTGAAGAGTTGTTATGAGAAAGAGAACTCTACGGTCTGTGTAAACTCtggatttttcttttgacattaACGCTACTTTGTGATGCAACAGATGATGTTGATACACGGGCAATCACACGCAGATTACGGGAAGATGGCAGCCTTATTGGTGTTTTGAGCACTGACAATTCCAAAACAGACGAGGAATTACTTCAGATGTCTAAATCATGGGATATTGTTGGTAAGGATATGACTATCAGAGGAGATTGCTCAAATGTTTTTAAAACTGGAATTACATGTCtttagtttcttattttcttattttcaggTATTGATCTAATTAGTGGAGTATCTTGCAAGTCTCCATTTGAATGGGTTGATAGAACAAAGGATGAATGGGAGTTTAGTTCCAGTGAAGGGCCTAGAGACACTTTCCATGTAAGTTTATACATTAGGCTATTTGTTCTGACTCCTTTTTGTTGAATTTTgggtaattaaaattatgtttcatACTAATGAATGAAATTTTAGGTAGTTGCTTACGATTTTGGAATCAAGCATAATATACTTAGGCGCCTAGCATCTTATGGCTGTAAAATCACAGTCGTGCCATCTACATGGCCAGCATCtgaaactttgaagttaaatCCAGATGGCGTGCTTTTCAGCAACGGCCCTGGAGATCCATCTGCTGTTCCTTATGCCGTTGAAACGGTAAAGAATATTATTGGAAAGGTTCCTGTTTTTGGAATTTGTATGGGACATCAATTGCTAGGCCAGGCTTTAGGAGGTACTACCTACAAGATGAAGTTTGGTCACCATGGAGGAAATCATCCTGTTCGTAACCTTCGAACCGGCCGTGTTGAAATCAGTTCTCAGGTATGCAAACTAATGAGATTCTTTTCTGCACTTTTATTTCTTAGCATTCAACCAATTAGACATACCTTTTAGCCTTGTAGTGCAAGTATCATGTGGAGTCTTATATTTAATGTGCCAATCATGTCTTTGAAACAAATTAAAGTCAATTTAGATTGCTTGTGTTCTTTTTAAATGTTCCATGCCATTCATTATATTTTGTCAAGAAAAGTGTTTTCATTCATCCGGTACTTGTCCTTTTTTATTCACAGCCTTTGGatataaaaattgatttgtCTAAATTGATATATAAATTGGCAGAACCACAACTATGCGGTTGACCCTGCCACACTGCCCGAAGGAGTGGAGGTTACTCATATCAATCTTAACGACAGCAGTTGTGCTGGTCTTGCTTTCCCTGCTCGGAAGATCGTGTCTCTTCAATACCACCCGGAAGCATCCCCTGGACCTCATGATTCTGACAACGGTGAGAGACTTCAAACTTGCAGCACTGTTTATTAACAGAAGTTTTTTGCGATCGTCAATCTATTAACTTGACCTTTACAGCACTGAAAATTTTTAGGTTCAAGTTCAGGATAATGTGTTTTGTAGGATATAATCATTGATCCAATATGCTTTTACTGTGTCATATGTTGAGTTGAATTTGGATTTGACAAATAACCactgttgtgattgttgataaTGCAGCTTTTAGGGAGTTTATAGAGCTCATGAAGCatgaaaaaaatacaacatcGAACGAAAATCTACACCAACTACAATCGGTGTAAGTCATTAAAGCAAGCTGCTATCCCACCGGACTAGAAGATTAAAGTATGTGATAAAAGCTCAAGTTCTTAGTAGTTTTGATCTATGGTTTGTAGATGAATAAGGACTTCCTTGGTGTTGATCAAGATTTTCTTGTGTCCATTTTCTGTACGAGGGTTGGCAGCCGATCGTCATAGGCTCCTTCATTGAAGGTTAATGTACTCTAATGTAGTACCAATAACTGTGTTTTTAGCTAGCTATTTTTTTGACCTGGTGGTTTATTACTTCTACGACTCGGGATGTGGAGAGTGAaacttgtaatttatttataatagacCCTTTGCTTTATTTGTTATCAATCATGAATCCTATTAGATGGAGAAGACAGTGTGCAaccaacatttttcttttttacttgaatgattttttttttttaaaattttttatggaaGAGTGAAAGTTTCAATTATAGCTAATGTATGAAGATAGTCAAATAGTTGTGTAAAAAATTCTGAATCCattttaaataattgttggCATGAAGTGCTAGAATGCCATAATGAGTATAAGATGTTGGATAGCTTTGCTATGGTATGAGTAGGtaataacatgttttttttatttcaattatattttaatttgagttcTTTGTGTCCAAGTATGGCTCATTAAATGCTTATTTGCTTGTTgtataacattttatatttagtAGTGAATATTAGTTATAAAAAACCTACCTGAAAGAGAATATGTTAGACATGTCCATCGCAACTCGATAGAAAAGAGAACTGATTAGGTCATGCCCCCGACTTGGTTTCTGCACCCAAACCACATGTGAGTTTATGTTTGCTGCTGTAACTTTGCTAGAGCTAAAATCGTATGGTTCCATCGTTTCTATGATTAAGTGCGGCGTTCCCTCCGAGTGCACCCAAATGCGATCTTCAGCAGCGACAAATATGATTGTAGAAATGTCTGTTTTTATAATCTATATTGTGATTCTGACTGCCATTGTTCGATTTCATTAATGATGagtacatattttattttactaaaaaaagttGTAGTGCCACAAGATGAATGAATATTATGAAGCTCAACATTTTACTGAAAGTTTAGCGCAACAGCTTTATAACAAAATTTACCATAATATCAAAATAATGCATTAGTTGTAGCTGATATCTAACAATGTGT encodes:
- the LOC123921144 gene encoding carbamoyl-phosphate synthase small chain, chloroplastic-like; protein product: MATKALSFTLSLNDLFGSKSPQTASKVSVFSVKCSAGNGERPWKNSDARLVLEDGSIWKAKSFGASGTQVGEVVFNTSLTGYQEILTDPSYAGQFVLMTNPHIGNTGINFDDEESAQCFLSGLVIRSLSISTSNWRCEKDLGDYLAERNVMGIYDVDTRAITRRLREDGSLIGVLSTDNSKTDEELLQMSKSWDIVGIDLISGVSCKSPFEWVDRTKDEWEFSSSEGPRDTFHVVAYDFGIKHNILRRLASYGCKITVVPSTWPASETLKLNPDGVLFSNGPGDPSAVPYAVETVKNIIGKVPVFGICMGHQLLGQALGGTTYKMKFGHHGGNHPVRNLRTGRVEISSQNHNYAVDPATLPEGVEVTHINLNDSSCAGLAFPARKIVSLQYHPEASPGPHDSDNAFREFIELMKHEKNTTSNENLHQLQSV